The following coding sequences are from one Candidatus Binataceae bacterium window:
- a CDS encoding MFS transporter: MKMLQPRAWSVMLALFLTEIVVIGPNLTVPNVFLTPLIRAFGWSHAEAARIAFATYIAGAVAAPLVGWIMDRLDARWVIGAGLVTVALGYYCASHADSIWSMMAAFALLGTGAMLAGMLSNMVVAVNWFGDHRGFAGGLVTTGASLGIGIAPPLLTWTIARQGWPAAMRWLDAPILLLVLPLVLLVMRTRPPIPKAQTTSQEVATLAGLEFRPALATLAFWLCIVADFVFEQGEIGLLTHSLTYMIGVGFSAEHAAWIFSAQTLLSTLWTVPLGVIADRFGVRIVLACALLAKALGTAAFCGIDNPHLGPLFVVLFVICWGSPSGTVFSLFPVLLSEATGLRRFGSLSGILRCTSAVSMAIGPIWTGRIFDVTGSYIPAFVITIGFALVAALMVSLVRPSVGTFVLPTAGASPTVA, from the coding sequence ATGAAAATGCTGCAACCGCGTGCCTGGTCAGTGATGCTGGCGCTGTTTCTGACCGAAATCGTGGTCATTGGACCCAACTTGACCGTTCCCAACGTGTTTCTTACGCCGCTGATTCGAGCCTTTGGCTGGAGTCACGCCGAAGCCGCGCGGATAGCGTTTGCCACTTATATTGCGGGCGCGGTAGCGGCGCCGCTGGTGGGCTGGATCATGGACCGGCTCGACGCACGCTGGGTGATCGGCGCCGGCTTGGTAACAGTCGCGCTTGGTTACTACTGTGCCAGCCATGCCGACTCGATCTGGTCGATGATGGCGGCCTTCGCCCTGCTCGGCACGGGGGCGATGCTGGCGGGCATGTTGAGTAACATGGTAGTGGCGGTCAACTGGTTCGGCGACCATCGCGGATTTGCTGGCGGTCTGGTGACGACCGGCGCGTCGCTGGGCATTGGCATTGCGCCACCGCTGTTGACCTGGACTATCGCCCGCCAAGGCTGGCCGGCCGCGATGCGCTGGCTGGACGCTCCCATCCTGTTGCTGGTGCTGCCGCTGGTGCTGCTCGTGATGCGTACACGGCCGCCCATTCCCAAGGCGCAAACGACTTCGCAGGAGGTTGCTACCTTAGCGGGCCTGGAATTCCGGCCGGCACTTGCGACTTTGGCGTTCTGGTTGTGCATCGTGGCCGACTTCGTTTTCGAGCAGGGCGAGATCGGCCTCCTAACCCATTCGCTGACTTATATGATTGGCGTTGGTTTCAGCGCTGAGCACGCAGCCTGGATCTTCTCCGCGCAGACCCTGTTGTCCACCCTTTGGACGGTTCCGCTCGGCGTAATCGCCGATCGGTTTGGTGTGCGAATAGTATTGGCCTGTGCGCTGCTCGCCAAGGCGCTGGGGACTGCCGCCTTTTGCGGGATCGACAATCCGCACCTGGGGCCGCTATTCGTCGTCCTGTTCGTTATCTGCTGGGGCTCACCCTCTGGCACGGTGTTTTCTCTCTTTCCGGTGTTGTTGTCCGAAGCCACAGGGTTGCGTCGGTTCGGCTCCCTCAGCGGCATTCTGCGCTGCACGTCCGCGGTATCGATGGCAATCGGACCTATCTGGACCGGGCGGATTTTCGACGTGACCGGCAGCTACATTCCTGCCTTTGTAATAACGATCGGCTTTGCCCTGGTCGCCGCTCTGATGGTCTCGCTGGTACGTCCGTCGGTCGGCACGTTCGTCCTGCCCACGGCTGGTGCCAGCCCGACCGTGGCGTAA
- a CDS encoding amidohydrolase family protein yields the protein MSDNFTQPVISADSHVHENRELWLAKLPPRLREAALAIKGFDIREGSGPIQRVGEMARDGVSAEVIYTTRGMPMFGLRDVELQETLFRIYNDWLIEFCQAAPDRLIGIALISAYNPLHAVAELRRCREAGLRGAMLWQAPPPELPFYSEHYSPIWATAQELRMPISLHILTGFDGSRELFDKGVTNEVCRISVNAKLSAAMQSLFQLLFFGVLDRFPDLKFVLVEQEFGWLPFLLERWDNYYGHNSPAGHALSLLPSEYFRRQVYATFFNDSVGCAQLGWWNGAENMMWSSDFPHPNSSWPNSRQVIARLLGKLPTTLQRKLLCTTVAELYNLQIPTPLTWREEETTAQA from the coding sequence ATGAGCGACAATTTTACGCAACCCGTGATCTCAGCCGACTCGCACGTGCATGAAAACCGCGAGCTATGGCTGGCGAAGCTTCCCCCGCGTTTGCGCGAAGCCGCGCTCGCGATCAAGGGCTTCGATATCCGCGAAGGCAGCGGGCCGATTCAGCGGGTGGGAGAAATGGCTCGCGACGGGGTCAGCGCCGAGGTCATCTACACCACGCGCGGGATGCCAATGTTCGGGCTGCGTGACGTCGAATTACAGGAGACGTTGTTTCGCATCTACAACGACTGGCTAATCGAGTTTTGTCAAGCCGCTCCCGATCGCCTGATCGGCATCGCGCTGATTTCCGCCTACAATCCCCTTCATGCCGTAGCCGAGCTTCGACGATGCCGTGAGGCCGGGCTGCGGGGGGCGATGCTGTGGCAAGCCCCGCCGCCCGAATTGCCCTTTTACTCCGAGCATTATTCACCCATCTGGGCGACCGCCCAGGAGCTACGGATGCCGATAAGCCTGCATATCCTGACCGGCTTCGACGGTAGTCGCGAGTTGTTTGACAAAGGCGTCACCAACGAGGTCTGCCGCATTTCGGTCAACGCTAAGCTCTCGGCCGCTATGCAGTCGCTCTTTCAGTTGCTGTTTTTCGGTGTACTGGATCGCTTTCCAGATTTGAAATTCGTGCTGGTGGAGCAGGAATTCGGCTGGTTGCCCTTTCTGCTTGAGCGCTGGGACAACTATTACGGCCATAACTCGCCAGCGGGCCACGCCCTTTCTCTTTTGCCAAGCGAATACTTTCGCCGCCAGGTCTATGCCACCTTTTTCAACGACAGCGTGGGTTGCGCTCAGCTTGGATGGTGGAACGGTGCGGAAAACATGATGTGGTCCAGCGACTTTCCCCATCCTAATTCAAGCTGGCCCAACTCCCGTCAAGTAATTGCTCGGCTGCTGGGCAAGTTGCCCACCACCCTCCAGCGCAAACTCCTGTGCACCACGGTTGCTGAGCTATACAACTTGCAAATTCCCACTCCCTTGACCTGGCGCGAGGAAGAGACCACGGCGCAAGCCTGA
- a CDS encoding cupin domain-containing protein translates to MAQLELAAAAEDSQGLIPFSLRIPLLSEGSKHILVAESDGLWVMIKSYASGGENALHAHPKEDHLFVVLKGEATFYGKDFTPVVVPKHRGMLIPKGVLYCFQSSGNEELVLLRVGEGRPSKDHNRQGADGRPLEGDSAANKDGGKPGVPIPGLFFGD, encoded by the coding sequence ATGGCACAGTTGGAACTGGCGGCGGCAGCCGAAGATTCTCAAGGACTGATCCCCTTCAGCCTGCGTATCCCGCTGCTTTCGGAGGGCAGCAAACACATCTTGGTCGCCGAGTCCGACGGGCTGTGGGTAATGATCAAGTCCTACGCCTCCGGGGGCGAGAACGCTTTACATGCCCACCCCAAGGAAGATCACCTGTTTGTCGTCCTGAAGGGTGAAGCGACCTTTTACGGCAAGGATTTTACTCCCGTGGTGGTGCCGAAACATCGCGGCATGCTAATTCCCAAGGGCGTTCTGTACTGCTTTCAGAGCTCGGGCAACGAAGAACTGGTGCTGTTGCGAGTGGGCGAGGGCCGCCCCAGCAAGGATCATAATCGCCAAGGGGCCGACGGCCGCCCGCTGGAGGGCGACTCGGCGGCCAATAAAGATGGCGGCAAACCCGGAGTGCCGATTCCAGGCCTTTTCTTCGGCGACTGA
- a CDS encoding amidohydrolase family protein, with translation MLLYATVARRFFALRDPELQQSCFRLYNDWMIDYCQSARERLFGIAMLATYDIEAAVDEIKRCHQAGLKGAEIWEIPDPAIPFSSNHYEPLWEAACALKLPISIHATQPARFTKGGADGTRVDAVGKELGAISNAVYDLIFYGVMERFPDLNIVLVGQEIGWIPFFFQQLDYYYRRFSKQLTLPLKQAPSEYLRRQIHATLCEDAVGIRQLVGRDAANFMWSSELFEPAYERALVDRLAPLTSEQRAQLTYANAMRLYQIENLNQG, from the coding sequence GTGCTGTTATACGCAACGGTGGCGCGCCGATTCTTCGCCCTGCGCGATCCCGAGCTGCAACAGTCCTGCTTTCGCCTCTATAACGATTGGATGATTGACTATTGCCAGAGCGCACGCGAGCGCCTGTTTGGGATCGCGATGCTTGCGACTTATGATATCGAAGCGGCGGTGGACGAGATCAAGCGATGCCACCAAGCCGGGCTCAAGGGCGCCGAAATCTGGGAAATTCCCGACCCCGCCATTCCGTTCTCTTCCAACCACTACGAACCGCTGTGGGAAGCGGCGTGCGCTCTAAAACTTCCCATCAGCATCCACGCCACCCAACCCGCCCGCTTTACGAAAGGTGGGGCCGACGGCACTCGCGTAGACGCGGTGGGAAAAGAGCTCGGGGCAATCAGCAACGCCGTTTATGACCTAATTTTTTACGGCGTGATGGAGCGCTTTCCAGACTTGAACATTGTGCTTGTGGGACAGGAAATCGGCTGGATTCCGTTTTTCTTTCAGCAGTTAGACTACTATTATCGGCGCTTCAGCAAGCAGCTGACTTTGCCGCTAAAACAAGCACCGAGCGAGTACCTTCGCCGCCAGATTCATGCGACTTTATGCGAGGATGCGGTGGGGATCCGCCAACTGGTGGGCCGCGACGCCGCCAATTTCATGTGGTCAAGCGAGCTTTTTGAGCCCGCCTACGAGCGCGCACTCGTCGACCGACTGGCGCCTTTGACGTCCGAGCAGCGAGCCCAACTCACTTATGCGAACGCGATGCGACTTTACCAGATTGAAAATCTAAACCAGGGGTAA